Proteins found in one Fusarium keratoplasticum isolate Fu6.1 chromosome 12, whole genome shotgun sequence genomic segment:
- a CDS encoding NB-ARC domain-containing protein, translating to MKRPLPCLACWEADGDEDDMSEAARVSSKPARVSSQSSLGTRSADNNVVQDKTDTTTGLPCDVSNKDLILCRIRSVADPEYLQQSEDCQVSDCEAMMAKVREEFEAKKLGPMLDKFEEPLHTIDQFVRGITVLVQGLDPMAQIVWGGFLILLKNAVRFVDLINTILNCICDLSKMLARFQIFNKMYATERVKNSLGDVCACCVEFCAAASKVSRRGSIFNSLRLIWDPLDQKFRRLRSNIEAAEKDFAQEVGLQQAIETHETHELVQAAKPKGPNIPCHVMSPAKNTLFFTRPDIMKQIESRFFPHEKTSSSGLKSFLLHGLGGVGKTQLAANFAYSHWNDYEIIIWVVADTKQSVDDHFLQAAAALGLPHDGDASAIVTNVMNWLRDCNHKWLIVFDNVDNESLLRRFWVNSAKGSILITSRQGILGTTMVDGACQVGPLDKNEGASMIQLLLENKVSDAQDRHLVEEMAKALGGLPLALAQMAGYLRTNHVTVKEFLGNYNNSEYARTLFGRATSLDHEQHQQTLETVWRLSFEKLSADAKTLLWITVFLHPDEIPCSIFQIRKTAPGTPLLSVLQVLNISHSMLRYKEAESSLTKQSLVTYNEKELSLSIHRQVQQSALYELLDGDPENLRVALSGAVQVLYHVYPRQCPLGKPIPNWSTCQQYTTHVLHLLSLYETEKKVREIADTNTLTLLTELLCDCGVYLWARCLFGDAERLASASIDVAERALEPHDCLRAQPYTLLGCICIRSGNRREEAVKSLETALHIREENMKADYKHIDPPLQIDIQLANAYSNLGIAAKQMGDFEKAAQLHEQAIEIKERQRDHCAGFLLALSLHNMGKLHRLQGHVEEAVKFFGECDAEMSIYQDDDEMKARQAVWLCSLAEAEASLGRAEDAEEHFTQSLETLKKVMEGSLDTGMAYLRFGTFRYNAGRFEEAAALFNDAVKIFPAKPEAALSDQILSKNRLAYSLHWLGRTYAQLGKECESKEAQRKASELYVKITGREIPLDPEKAAEKFEKLVSDD from the exons ATGAAACGCCCATTGCCTTGTCTGGCATGCTGGGAGgccgatggagatgaggatgacatgAGTGAGGCCGCACGAGTTTCATCCAAGCCTGCCAGAGTATCCTCCCAGAGCTCCTTGGGTACGAGATCAGCTGACAACAACGTGGTACAAGACAAGACCGATACCACGACTGGCCTGCCGTGCGATGTTAGCAACAAAGACCTCATACTCTGTCGAATCCGATCCGTTGCCGACCCTGAATATCTACAACAGTCTGAGGACTGCCAGGTATCGGATTGcgaagccatgatggcgaaaGTGAGAGAAGAGTTCGAGGCTAAGAAACTTGGTCCCATGCTCGATAAGTTCGAGGAGCCCCTGCACACCATTGACCAGTTCGTCCGAGGTATTACGGTACTGGTCCAGGGCTTGGATCCCATGGCTCAGATTGTCTGGGGTGGGTTCTTGATACTTCTCAAG AACGCTGTGCGCTTTGTTGatctcatcaacaccatcttgAATTGTATATGCGATCTATCCAAGATGCTTGCTCGGTTCCAAATCTTCAACAAAATGTACGCAACCGAGCGAGTAAAGAACTCTCTCGGTGACGTGTGTGCTTGTTGCGTCGAGTTTTGTGCTGCCGCTTCCAAGGTATCCCGTCGTGGTTCAATTT TCAACTCTCTTCGTTTGATCTGGGACCCCCTTGATCAAAAGTTTCGACGGCTTCGGAGCAACATTGAAGCTGCTGAAAAAGACTTTGCGCAAGAAGTCGGGCTACAACAAGCCATAGAGACACACGAGACACACGAACTAGTccaagcagccaagccaaaAGGCCCAAACATCCCGTGTCACGTTATGTCTCCAGCCAAGAATACATTGTTCTTCACACGACCAGACATCATGAAACAGATCGAGTCACGCTTTTTCCCTCACGAGAAAACGTCATCCTCTGGGCTCAAGTCATTCCTTCTGCATGGTCTCGGAGGCGTTGGAAAGACACAACTGGCTGCCAATTTCGCCTATAGCCACTGGAATGACTACGAAATCATCATCTGGGTTGTTGCTGACACGAAACAGAGCGTTGACGACCATTTTCTTCaggcggcagcggcgctAGGCCTCCCTCATGACGGCGACGCAAGTGCTATTGTTACCAACGTTATGAATTGGCTAAGAGACTGCA ATCACAAATGGCTCATCGTCTTTGACAATGTGGACAATGAAAGCTTGCTACGAAGATTTTGGGTAAACTCGGCCAAGGGATCTATCCTCATTACTAGTAGGCAAGGGATACTTGGCACGACCATGGTGGACGGTGCTTGTCAGGTTGGTCCACTGGATAAGAATGAAGGTGCTTCCATGATCCAACTGCTGCTGGAAAACAAAGTGAGTGATGCCCAGGACCGCCAtcttgttgaagaaatggccaaggcTCTAGGCGGTTTGCCCCTGGCACTCGCGCAGATGGCGGGATACCTTCGGACCAACCACGTCACTGTCAAAGAGTTTCTGGGCAATTACAACAACAGTGAATATGCCCGAACGCTTTTTGGTAGAGCCACAAGCCTAGACCATGAACAGCACCAGCAGACGCTTGAGACAGTCTGGCGACTGTCATTCGAGAAGCTGTCGGCCGATGCAAAGACTCTGCTGTGGATCACAGTATTCCTGCACCCGGATGAAATACCATGCAGTATTTTCCAGATTAGGAAGACCGCACCAGGAACGCCCCTGCTATCGGTACTGCAGGTCTTGAACATATCGCACAGCATGCTCAG GTACAAAGAGGCTGAATCAAGTCTGACTAAACAATCTCTTGTGACATACAATGAAAAG GAGCTCTCGCTATCTATTCACCGACAAGTTCAACAAAGTGCCCTCTATGAACTCTTGGATGGGGATCCAGAAAACCTGCGAGTGGCTCTTTCAGGTGCAGTGCAGGTGTTGTACCATGTGTATCCTCGACAGTGCCCTCTAGGCAAGCCAATACCCAACTGGTCAACTTGCCAGCAGTACACCACACATGTtctccacctcctcagcctctacgagacagagaagaaggttagAGAGATAGCAGACACAAACACTCTCACCCTTCTTACAGAACTACTTTGTGACTGTGGCGTTTACCTTTGGGCGAGATGTCTTTTCGGGGACGCTGAACGCCTTGCGTCTGCATCAATCGATGTTGCAGAGAGAGCCCTCGAGCCCCACGACTGCCTACGGGCACAACCGTATACCCTGCTTGGTTGTATCTGTATTCGGTCCGGGAATAGGAGGGAGGAAGCCGTCAAGTCACTCGAGACTGCCCTCCATATTCGCGAAGAGAACATGAAAGCCGACTACAAACACATAGATCCTCCCTTGCAAATCGACATCCAGCTAGCCAATGCCTACAGCAACCTGGGAATTGCGGCTAAGCAGATGGGAGATTTTGAGAAGGCCGCACAATTGCATGAGCAGGCAATCGAGATCAAAGAGCGACAGCGGGATCATTGCGCTGGCTTTCTCCTTGCGCTCTCCCTGCATAACATGGGGAAACTCCACCGCCTCCAAGGGCACGTGGAAGAGGCGGTCAAGTTTTTCGGTGAATGTGACGCCGAGATGAGCATCtaccaagacgacgacgagatgaaggctCGGCAGGCAGTCTGGCTCTGCTCATTGGCAGAGGCCGAagccagccttggccgcgCAGAGGACGCTGAAGAACACTTTACCCAGTCTCTCGAGACACTGAAGAAAGTTATGGAGGGGTCACTGGACACTGGAATGGCATATCTTCGATTTGGGACCTTCAGGTACAATGCTGGAAGGTTTGAGGAGGCTGC GGCCTTGTTCAACGATGCTGTGAAGATTTTTCCTGCCAAGCCTGAAGCTGCACTCAGTGATCAGATTCTCTCCAAGAATAGGCTGGCGTACTCTCTTCACTGGCTAGGCCGAACGTATGCTCAGCTCGGCAAGGAATGTGAGTCGAAAGAGGCCCAACGCAAAGCATCGGAGCTGTATGTAAAGATTACCGGCAGAGAGATCCCCTTGGACCCGGAGAAGGCAGCGGAAAAGTTCGAGAAACTTGTCTCGGATGATTGA
- a CDS encoding Aldo-ket-red domain-containing protein, whose product MAGNSLALDGPVVPSFLYGCAEKPDPSVILAALNAGYRGIDSACQPQFYDEKAIGQAIASALSPVSGGGLGLKRRGLFVQTKFTTPAGHKPHLAPYLGEDLPEVKVRKSLDMSLAKLGVDYVDCLLLHGPMPTLGETLEIWAGMESVCDKVLSLGLSNVSLEQLEAVYNHATIKPAIVQNRFWYHNHFDSAVRSFCAENNIVYQAFWVLTGNPQLLDSNFVGWLAERVGASREDTLFSLVLSLGQDGPQVSVLNGTTNPERMLRSLEVVRRMGEVPEFVRQGFVDELDSLAKRLKNTSTA is encoded by the coding sequence ATGGCTGGCAATTCTCTGGCCCTCGACGGTCCCGTTGTTCCCTCTTTTCTCTACGGCTGTGCAGAGAAGCCCGACCCTTCGGTCATCCTAGCCGCTCTCAATGCAGGCTACCGTGGGATAGACAGCGCCTGTCAGCCTCAATTCTACGACGAAAAAGCTATTGGCCAAGCGATTGCCTCAGCACTGTCTCCTGTATCTGGAGGGGGACTGGGCTTGAAGCGTAGGGGCTTGTTTGTTCAAACGAAATTTACGACTCCTGCAGGGCACAAGCCTCACCTGGCGCCTTACCTTGGCGAGGACCTCCCAGAGGTCAAGGTTCGAAAAAGCCTTGACATGAGCCTGGCAAAGTTGGGAGTCGATTACGTCGACTGCTTACTCCTTCATGGGCCAATGCCAACACTTGGAGAGACGCTTGAGATATGGGCCGGAATGGAATCTGTCTGTGACAAAGTTCTCAGTCTAGGACTTTCGAATGTCTCGCTTGAGCAACTCGAGGCTGTGTACAATCATGCAACAATCAAGCCAGCCATCGTGCAAAATCGTTTCTGGTACCACAACCACTTCGACTCGGCTGTGAGGTCATTCTGTGCGGAAAACAACATCGTGTACCAGGCATTTTGGGTCCTGACTGGGAATCCGCAGCTTCTAGACTCCAATTTCGTGGGATGGCTCGCAGAGAGAGTGGGGGCGTCAAGAGAGGATACACTCTTCAGCCTTGTTCTGTCTCTAGGCCAGGACGGGCCGCAGGTTTCAGTGTTGAATGGCACAACTAACCCAGAAAGGATGCTCCGCAGCCTCGAGGTGGTGCGGAGGATGGGAGAAGTACCGGAGTTTGTTAGACAAGGGTTTGTAGATGAGCTGGATTCACTGGCCAAACGACTGAAGAACACGAGTACGGCTTGA
- a CDS encoding CDH-cyt domain-containing protein, whose product MPLFSSLRRRQPARRRHINPNHLLVTTLLLPALALAQDDDEPTSSTNQFSQPFVDQITGLNMERFFGARTSFGFAFALPEAQPGAGAGSFIGQLSFPLVNGQGWGSFGLTGDMEGNFILAVWPDGKGGVMASFRQATNEDSPPEVAGQFRVRPLPEGVSVNSTSLLYTFLCENCLDSTLGLGPEATAGNAVMGWALSERPPRGDPADPGAFLGFHERGFGPFTARLAQAKTAGFDAVAATALGPVGDSGNAVAAVPGAFEDGSGDEDSGDEGGAIGGGRGGSGDGDDSGDDSDDDD is encoded by the coding sequence ATGCCTCTCTTCAGCAGTCTTCGGCGGCGCCAGCCTGCCCGCCGCCGACACATCAATCCCAACCATCTCCTCGTTACCACGCTCCTCCTACCTGCTTTAGCCCTCGCccaagacgatgacgagcccacctcctccaccaaccAATTCTCCCAGCCCTTTGTCGACCAAATAACAGGCCTCAATATGGAGAGATTTTTTGGTGCAAGAACGTCGTTTggctttgcctttgccctcCCTGAGGCTCAGCCTGGTGCTGGCGCCGGCTCCTTCATTGGCCAACTCTCGTTCCCGCTTGTCAATGGGCAAGGTTGGGGATCGTTCGGCTTGACTGGAGATATGGAGGGCAACTTTATTCTCGCTGTCTGGCCAGATGGAAAAGGGGGTGTCATGGCATCCTTTCGACAAGCTACAAATGAGGACAGCCCGCCCGAAGTTGCGGGACAGTTCCGAGTCAGGCCTCTCCCAGAGGGAGTTTCTGTCAACTCGACTTCTTTGCTGTATACCTTTCTCTGCGAGAACTGCCTCGATAGTACTCTGGGCCTCGGCCCAGAAGCCACCGCAGGGAACGCGGTCATGGGGTGGGCATTGTCAGAGAGGCCGCCAAGGGGGGACCCCGCTGATCCTGGTGCATTCCTGGGTTTTCACGAAAGGGGTTTTGGGCCCTTCACGGCTCGTCTGGCACAAGCCAAGACTGCAGGGTTCGATGCGGTTGCAGCCACGGCACTCGGTCCTGTTGGAGACTCTGGGAACGCAGTGGCAGCCGTCCCAGGGGCTTTCGAGGATGGGAGTGGTGATGAAGATAGTGGTGACGAAGGGGGTGCCATTGGCGGGGGTAGAGGCGGGAGCGGAGACGGGGACGACAGTGGTGATGacagtgacgatgatgattAA
- a CDS encoding MFS domain-containing protein: MVLTEREKDERISDGEATLQNNGITTPDEEELARTKSAVSIAETFSLPHEILFISTICMAQFMTQGALGNCLNLLHVIGASFSLSNPAELSWLIAGYSLTVGTFILVSGRLGDVFGYKRLFLIGFVWFALWSMIAGLATYSNHVLFVFARVFQGIGPAIVMPNGLAILGASYHPGPKKTLAFALFGACAPGGNVFAAAFAGLFVKDHEEWWPWAFYSFAIGLAAIAVFATFIIPDPPHKLSSSSMTWKEILDQLDLLGATTGITALVLFNFAWNQAPIVGWETPYVYVLLIIGVLLVPVFFYIELRVASNPLIPFDTLTSDVGFILACVAGGWASFGIWIYYTWEFFQLLRGGSPLLTAAWMSPVAVSGAIASLTTAWLLHFTHPALVMLIALVSFTVGTILMMTAPVEQNYWFQSFFSLIIMTWGMDMSFPAATLILSNSVKREHQGIAASLVSTVVNYSISLGLGFAATVEVHVNNGGETMADLLFGYRAAWYMAVGFSGLGLGISIIYFIRRMMKEGITGRR, encoded by the exons ATGGTGCTCACGGAGCGAGAAAAAG ATGAGCGCATCAGCGATGGAGAGGCTACCTTGCAGAACAATGGCATTACAACgcccgacgaggaggagctggcgcGGACAAAATCGGCCGTCTCAATCGCCGAGACGTTCTCGCTGCCTCATGagatcctcttcatctcgaccATTTGCATGGCCCAATTCATGACCCAAGGAGCTCTAGGAAACTGTCTTAATCTCTTGCACGTTATTGGCGCCTCATTTTCTTTGAGCAACCCAGCAGAGCTCAGCTGGTTGATCGCTGGCTACAGTTTGACGGTCGGCACGTTTATCCTCGTTTCAGGTCGCCTCGGAGATGTGTTCGGCTACAAGCGCCTGTTTCTGATCGGATTCGTGTGGTTTGCTTTGTGGTCAATGATCGCAGGCCTCGCTACCTATTCCAACCATGTCCTTTTTGTCTTTGCAAGAGTCTTTCAGGGcatcggtccagccattgtGATGCCCAATGGCCTGGCGATTCTCGGAGCTTCGTATCATCCAGGACCCAAGAAAACGCTCGCTTTCGCTCTATTCGGAGCTTGCGCACCCGGTGGCAACGTGTTTGCTGCTGCGTTCGCCGGTCTCTTTGTTAAGGATCATGAAGAATGGTGGCCTTGGGCCTTTTACTCGTTCGCAATTGGCCTGGCTGCCATTGCTGTTTTCGCGACATTCATCATCCCCGATCCCCCTCACAAGTTGTCATCGTCGAGCATGACATGGAAGGAGATCCTGGATCAGCTGGATCTCCTGGGTGCAACAACCGGCATCACTGCCCTGGtcctcttcaactttgcctGGAACCAAGCCCCGATCGTTGGCTGGGAGACACCGTATGTCTACgtgctcctcatcatcggcgtTCTTCTAGTCCCGGTCTTCTTCTACATCGAACTGCGAGTCGCCTCAAATCCTCTCATTCCGTTCGACACTCTAACAAGCGACGTTGGATTTATCCTCGCCTGTGTAGCCGGTGGCTGGGCTTCATTCGGTATTTGGATTTACTACACCTGGGAGTTCTTCCAGCTTTTGCGGGGAGGCTCGCCCCTTCTCACAGCGGCGTGGATGAGCCCTGTCGCTGTTTCAGGCGCAATAGCCTCGCTGACGACCGCGTGGCTGCTGCACTTTACACATCCCGCCCTGGTCATGTTGATTGCCCTCGTGTCGTTCACGGTTGGCACGATTTTAATGATGACTGCTCCTGTTGAGCAAAACTACTGGTTTCAGTCATTCTTCAGCTTGATCATCATGACCTGGGGGATGGACATGTCCTTCCCTGCAGCAACGTTGATTCTGTCAAATTCCGTGAAGAGGGAACACCAAGGAATTGCGGCAAGCTTGGTGAGCACGGTTGTCAACTACAGCATCAGTCTCGGCCTGGGATTTGCCGCAACGGTCGAGGTGCATGTCAACAATGGCGGAGAGACGATGGCTGATCTTTTGTTTGGATACCGAGCAGCTTGGTACATGGCTGTAGGATTCTCTGGTCTGGGTCTGGGAATTAGCATCATCTACTTTATTcggaggatgatgaaggaagGCATTACAGGGCGCCGATAG